Below is a window of Patescibacteria group bacterium DNA.
GAGGCGAGTGCGCTCGCGCAGCCGAAAGTTTTCCAACGCAGGTCGATGATGCGGTCATCTTGCACCTTGATCCACATTTTCATCACATCGCCGCAGGCGGGCGAGCCGACCTCGCCGACACCGTCGGCGGCGAATTTTTCGCCTTCGGCTAAAAAATTCTGCGGATGCAAAAAGTGTTTTTTGACAGTTGCGGAATAGAGCCAGTCGTTCATTGGAATTAAATTAAATCGGTGATTTTAATCTTCGCCAGTTCGGCGTTGAGATTTTTTTGCACTTTCGCGAGACGGAGCACGATTTTACATTTAGCCGCATGCGCACAGCCGGCCGATTTTTTAGCTAGGCAGGCGTGTAGTGTGAGATTGTGCTCGACTGCCGCGAGTACATCTTGGAGTGAAATTTTTTCCGGACTTCGGGCGAGCGTGTAGCCGGAGCGCTGATTCGCAATCACGAGTTTCCCGGCGCGCAATTTCTGAAAAACATTGCGTAAAAAATAGAGCGATAATTTTTCTTCCCGGGCAATCGCGCCGACGCTCGCAGACGAGTGCTCGGCGCTCGCGAGATGGGTGAGCCCGAGGAGCGCGTATTCGGCAGCTTTGGAAAATTGCATCGCCGACAGCTTAACACTAATTTTGTATTAAACAAAGCATGGAGCATGAAACATGAAACATGAAGCATGAAGCACATAGCATGGAGCGGTTAGCTGTTAAGTCATTGGTCATTTAGTTCGGAGGGTCATTGGTCAGTTGGTCAATAAACCGAATTTAGAAACATTGGAACATGGAACACGAAGTATTGAGCGTTGAGCGCGGAGAGAATTTTCGAATTTTCAAGGCTCTAAATTTCCAAGTTTCCGAGGGGTAATTTTCTAATTTTTAAATAAATCTCAATTTCTAATTTTTAAAAATTTGGATTTAGACCTTATTTATAAAATTAAAAATTGTAAAAATTTAAAAATTTGTAGACTCCCGCAAGTTCACGCCGCTAAATCTCCCCAACCCTGCCTACA
It encodes the following:
- a CDS encoding Rrf2 family transcriptional regulator, with the protein product MQFSKAAEYALLGLTHLASAEHSSASVGAIAREEKLSLYFLRNVFQKLRAGKLVIANQRSGYTLARSPEKISLQDVLAAVEHNLTLHACLAKKSAGCAHAAKCKIVLRLAKVQKNLNAELAKIKITDLI